A genome region from Hevea brasiliensis isolate MT/VB/25A 57/8 chromosome 9, ASM3005281v1, whole genome shotgun sequence includes the following:
- the LOC110671378 gene encoding probable transcription factor At5g28040: MQSMPMDSNPRPRPEPPNHLSLSPTPSASKLPVKRKTPHLNSSSAQPISNAALDFDSKPPPFKFHRIWTEPDEIRFLQGLLDSSSHGLSFPRDLPIFYDNFSNTMSQPYSRSQLSEKLRRLRKKFRVISSRLARGLSYSLLSPHDCALFNLLKRLWSPEFSSISPFGRSEVNSFSNLDVGTNANLVGVKVSFSPVLPVVFSDDDNDMNDLGSLDLDDFDHGNVPKTSEMNLDCDMIEAREEDSGVAKSVVAKSVLNVFDECLKDVQMVLARESLRCSDDFKDFERRWRKQRVAELDVFARRLRLVLENSVNRQSVS, translated from the coding sequence ATGCAATCTATGCCCATGGACTCCAACCCACGTCCTCGCCCTGAACCACCCAACCACCTCTCCCTTAGTCCCACTCCTTCTGCCTCCAAACTCCCCGTCAAACGCAAAACCCCTCACCTCAACTCCTCCTCAGCCCAACCTATTTCCAACGCTGCTCTCGATTTCGACTCCAAACCTCCGCCCTTTAAGTTCCACCGGATCTGGACCGAACCCGACGAGATCCGTTTTCTCCAGGGCCTCCTCGATTCCTCCTCCCATGGCCTTTCTTTCCCTCGTGACTTGCccattttttatgacaatttctCAAACACTATGTCTCAACCCTACTCCAGATCCCAGCTCTCCGAGAAGCTCCGCAGATTGCGCAAGAAGTTTCGGGTCATCTCTTCTCGTCTTGCTCGCGGCCTTAGTTATTCTCTCTTGTCCCCCCACGATTGCGCCCTTTTCAATCTCTTGAAGAGGCTCTGGAGCCCTGAATTCTCATCTATTTCGCCTTTCGGCCGTAGCGAAGTCAATTCTTTTAGTAATTTGGATGTGGGCACTAATGCGAATTTGGTAGGAGTGAAGGTTAGTTTCTCGCCGGTTTTGCCTGTGGTTTTCTCCGATGATGATAATGACATGAATGATTTAGGGTCGTTGGATTTGGATGATTTTGATCATGGGAATGTCCCGAAGACGAGTGAAATGAATTTGGATTGTGATATGATTGAAGCACGAGAAGAGGATTCTGGGGTGGCGAAGAGTGTGGTGGCTAAAAGCGTTTTGAATGTGTTTGATGAGTGTCTCAAAGATGTTCAGATGGTCCTCGCGAGAGAAAGCTTGCGATGTTCGGATGATTTTAAGGATTTTGAAAGGAGGTGGAGGAAGCAAAGGGTTGCAGAGCTGGATGTTTTTGCTCGGCGATTGAGGTTGGTTCTCGAGAACTCTGTTAATAGGCAATCTGTATCATAA